The proteins below are encoded in one region of Apium graveolens cultivar Ventura chromosome 4, ASM990537v1, whole genome shotgun sequence:
- the LOC141719564 gene encoding uncharacterized protein LOC141719564, translating to MESHTSFVTDNGKQFDNAEFGEYCDNNSIELRFTSVAHPQENGQAEVANRIILDGLKKRVECSRNTWVDELLPVLWAYRTTCKVTTEATPFMLAYGAEAVVPLEITHGSPRIEAYEPEINEEGMRLALDLIDEVRDEANTHNTEHQ from the coding sequence ATGGAATCCCACACATCCTTTGTCACGGataatgggaaacaatttgataatGCAGAGTTCGGAGAGTACTGCGATAATAACAGCATAGAACTTCGCTTCACCTCGGTTGCTCATCCTCAGGAAAACGGGCAAGCGGAAGTTGCTAACAGgatcatccttgatggacttaagaagaGGGTTGAATGCTCGAGAAACACTTGGGTGGATGAGCTGCTGCCTGTATTATGGGCATATCGAACCACCTGCAAAGTGACAACTGAAGCAACCCCATTCATGCTGGCTTACGGAGCCGAGGCAGTGGTGCCCCTTGAGATCACTCATGGATCCCCTAGGATCGAAGCTTACGAACCAGAGATAAAcgaagaaggcatgaggctcgcTCTCGATCTCATTGACGAGGTCAGGGATGAAGCCAACACCCACAATACAGAGCATCAATGA